A genomic region of Kribbella sp. NBC_00382 contains the following coding sequences:
- a CDS encoding GNAT family N-acetyltransferase codes for MADARAIAGMSGIQVDEVEATLERPGLDAAVDTMLVLAPDDGIAAWAYVRGRRSQVDVGVEYRGLGLGSALLDWVEARAIESGGEWVAQTVDDDDLAGTALLQSREYGVLATNWKLEMRAAEEPVLPELPAGITIRPYSGEDAAAAHLVIQDAFDEWQPRRWDFVEWARMTVERTTFVPDLSPVAFAGDELVGVAICLALPDTDSGYVEQIAVRRDQRGKGIARALLAHASLGFYRQGRPDLVLWTHSGTGALAMYERLGMTVQHSTTVFSRKL; via the coding sequence ATGGCGGACGCTCGTGCGATCGCCGGGATGTCCGGCATCCAGGTGGACGAGGTCGAGGCGACGCTCGAGCGACCGGGGCTGGACGCGGCGGTCGACACCATGCTGGTTCTGGCGCCTGATGATGGGATAGCCGCCTGGGCCTACGTTCGGGGTCGCCGGTCGCAAGTGGATGTCGGGGTGGAGTACCGCGGTCTGGGTCTCGGGAGTGCGCTACTCGACTGGGTCGAGGCCAGGGCTATCGAGTCCGGTGGCGAGTGGGTCGCCCAGACGGTCGACGACGATGATCTCGCCGGTACTGCGCTGTTGCAGTCGCGCGAGTACGGCGTACTGGCCACCAACTGGAAGCTGGAGATGCGGGCCGCCGAGGAGCCTGTGCTGCCCGAGTTGCCGGCCGGAATCACGATCCGGCCCTACTCCGGCGAGGACGCAGCGGCCGCGCATCTGGTGATCCAGGACGCCTTCGACGAATGGCAACCACGCCGCTGGGACTTCGTGGAGTGGGCGCGGATGACCGTCGAGCGCACGACATTCGTGCCTGACCTCTCCCCCGTCGCCTTCGCCGGTGACGAACTCGTCGGGGTCGCGATCTGCCTGGCGCTGCCCGACACGGATAGTGGGTATGTCGAGCAGATCGCAGTACGGCGGGATCAGCGCGGCAAGGGAATCGCCAGGGCACTGCTCGCACATGCGTCCCTCGGCTTCTATCGCCAGGGCCGGCCCGACCTCGTGCTGTGGACCCACTCCGGTACCGGCGCGCTGGCCATGTACGAGCGGCTGGGGATGACCGTCCAGCACAGCACGACGGTGTTCAGCCGCAAGCTCTGA